One Bacteroidales bacterium genomic window carries:
- a CDS encoding TonB-dependent receptor, giving the protein MKNSIKSLIQYGFCIPAFILIQGLSSVSAQTLDSAQIATMTREEIRLLTKDQLLDLSMENLVFLAEKMGISIDELLNLKTSVASKVILTPRETPGIVSFITKEEITNSGARDLIDVLRMVPGFDFGYDVQGVVGVGLRGNWVHEGKILMMIDGLPVNELSYANIPFGNHFPVDQIKRIEIIRGPGSTMYGGTAELGVINIITDEGSDLNGTRVTGTYGISGNNTARDNINVSTGFNIGSWDIAAHEFIGKANRSDQPFIEYISNHDNIIDLSEGGSEINTRQINFSATNDTFSFRFIYDDYKTQYNYFEDSATGNKASVNEFRSALGEIKYNYHINNKLNIIPSLKYKYNRPYFEKDYWRNFRINRLAGSLMSNYLPDDKTTLVAGIEYYSDYGHCIEDSGYFFSDSSRNLRLNNLILYAEGIRKMGKVNMVAGIRAEHNSKYGWAAAPRIGLTGVFGKFHFKALFSSAFRSPAIGNIDVANSIRPEKSYITEVEMGYRLNNSMFITANIFDIAINKSIMYFDNGGWDPGTDWGYKNTDNSGSDGMEIEWKVIHSKGYLTLNYSYYTQAFRKIPELYAVPGHNNDALALARQKLALNTGINLGPHMTLNPSAVLIGKKYAYTDVDSEENPLVSPVGPDYLINFSLVYHDLLVKGLDISCAVFDILNEKPPFIQPYDGGFYPFPGSSRELVFRIMLNSQMLGDR; this is encoded by the coding sequence ATGAAAAACAGCATAAAATCACTCATTCAATACGGTTTCTGCATACCTGCATTTATTCTGATTCAGGGCTTAAGCAGTGTCTCGGCCCAAACGCTTGACAGTGCACAAATCGCAACGATGACAAGAGAAGAAATCCGGCTTCTTACAAAGGACCAGTTGCTTGATTTAAGTATGGAAAACCTGGTGTTCCTTGCTGAAAAAATGGGAATTTCAATAGATGAATTATTGAACCTGAAAACCAGTGTGGCATCCAAAGTGATATTAACACCGCGTGAAACTCCCGGTATTGTTTCCTTTATTACAAAAGAAGAAATTACCAATTCAGGAGCCAGGGATCTGATTGATGTATTGCGGATGGTTCCGGGATTTGATTTCGGCTATGATGTGCAGGGAGTAGTCGGGGTCGGATTAAGAGGAAATTGGGTGCATGAAGGTAAGATCCTGATGATGATTGACGGTTTACCGGTTAATGAGTTAAGCTATGCAAACATTCCGTTCGGTAATCACTTTCCGGTGGACCAGATTAAACGGATTGAAATCATACGCGGGCCCGGATCAACTATGTATGGAGGCACGGCTGAATTGGGTGTTATAAATATTATTACAGATGAAGGATCGGATCTGAATGGAACAAGGGTTACAGGCACATATGGCATTAGCGGAAATAATACAGCGAGGGACAATATAAATGTAAGCACCGGTTTCAATATCGGAAGCTGGGACATAGCAGCACATGAATTTATCGGCAAAGCCAACCGCAGTGATCAGCCTTTCATTGAGTATATCAGCAATCATGATAATATAATTGACCTTTCCGAAGGAGGAAGTGAGATTAACACAAGGCAGATCAATTTTTCAGCAACGAATGACACTTTCAGTTTCCGGTTTATTTATGATGATTATAAAACACAATATAATTATTTTGAAGACAGTGCTACAGGTAATAAAGCTTCGGTAAACGAATTCAGGAGTGCGCTGGGTGAGATAAAATACAATTATCACATCAATAATAAACTCAATATAATTCCCTCATTAAAATACAAATACAACAGGCCTTATTTTGAAAAAGACTACTGGAGAAATTTCAGAATCAACAGGCTGGCAGGTTCGTTAATGTCGAATTATTTACCCGATGATAAAACAACCCTTGTAGCAGGTATAGAATATTATTCTGATTACGGTCACTGTATAGAGGATTCAGGTTATTTCTTTTCGGATTCAAGCCGCAACCTGAGACTGAACAACCTGATCCTGTATGCCGAAGGAATCCGGAAAATGGGTAAAGTTAATATGGTAGCCGGTATCCGGGCGGAACATAACAGTAAATACGGATGGGCTGCAGCCCCGCGAATAGGTCTGACGGGTGTTTTTGGTAAATTTCATTTTAAGGCTCTTTTCAGCAGTGCATTCCGGTCACCCGCCATTGGCAATATTGACGTAGCAAACAGTATCAGGCCTGAGAAATCGTATATCACCGAAGTTGAAATGGGTTACAGGTTGAATAACAGCATGTTCATCACAGCCAATATTTTTGATATAGCCATTAATAAAAGCATCATGTATTTTGATAATGGCGGTTGGGATCCGGGAACCGACTGGGGGTACAAAAACACCGATAATTCAGGAAGTGACGGAATGGAAATTGAATGGAAGGTTATTCATTCAAAGGGCTATTTAACCCTTAACTATTCATATTATACACAGGCTTTCCGCAAAATTCCCGAATTATATGCAGTGCCGGGTCACAACAATGATGCACTTGCACTGGCAAGGCAGAAACTGGCACTTAATACAGGCATAAACCTTGGCCCGCACATGACTTTGAATCCATCCGCAGTCCTGATCGGAAAGAAATACGCATATACGGATGTTGACAGCGAAGAAAATCCATTGGTTAGTCCGGTTGGTCCTGACTATCTTATCAATTTTTCACTCGTTTATCATGATTTACTGGTGAAAGGATTAGATATTTCATGTGCAGTTTTTGACATACTGAATGAAAAGCCACCGTTCATACAGCCCTATGATGGCGGATTCTATCCCTTTCCGGGAAGTTCAAGAGAATTAGTGTTCAGGATTATGCTGAACAGCCAGATGCTCGGGGATCGCTGA
- a CDS encoding YfiR family protein, translated as MFRKKVCWMFLFAALYLGSGNTCHAQEEKLKSIFVYNFTRYLDWPQKPGNFLILILGKTPLAAELSDIALKKKVGNSQIEIRTINSVHEIEDCHILYVTASKTDNLPLIVPLSKNKNFLVITEKDGSCKEGSGINFINKDGKLTFEISKTNVESCGLTVLSSLFSLGKVVN; from the coding sequence ATGTTCCGGAAAAAGGTATGCTGGATGTTTCTCTTTGCAGCATTATACTTGGGTTCAGGTAACACATGTCATGCCCAGGAGGAAAAGCTGAAATCAATTTTTGTTTATAATTTTACGAGGTATCTCGACTGGCCTCAGAAACCAGGAAATTTCCTGATTCTGATCTTAGGAAAAACCCCTTTGGCAGCTGAGTTATCCGATATTGCCCTTAAGAAAAAAGTTGGCAATTCCCAGATTGAAATCCGCACAATTAATTCAGTACATGAAATCGAAGACTGTCACATTCTGTATGTAACCGCTTCTAAGACTGATAATTTACCCTTAATCGTTCCTTTATCAAAAAACAAGAATTTCCTGGTTATAACTGAAAAAGACGGAAGCTGCAAAGAAGGATCCGGTATCAATTTTATTAATAAGGACGGAAAACTAACTTTTGAAATATCAAAAACGAATGTAGAGAGCTGCGGGCTTACGGTTCTCTCGTCCCTGTTTTCTTTAGGCAAGGTTGTAAATTGA
- a CDS encoding NTP transferase domain-containing protein has translation MRPTLLILAAGMGSRYGSLKQVDRFGPSGETIVEYSIYDAIRAGFEKIVMVVRREFVDDFREIVLKRAFKKADIQFVYQELGNLPAGFALPANRVKPWGTGHAVLMAADAINTPFAVINADDFYGAGSYEVMGKFLSAEQKGPIEEYCIVSYQLDNTLSESGSVSRGVCHVDHDGYLTTIAEHKKIARNSDQITGDLEGKAVSFNGKEPVSMNLIGFRPSMFTHLKKQFSEFLKNNIEKPDAEFYIPFAMNEVIRSGDAKVKALHTDEKWFGVTYKEDKPLVMNSLQKLVEKGVYPMDLWA, from the coding sequence ATGCGTCCTACACTTTTAATCCTGGCTGCCGGGATGGGCAGCCGTTATGGAAGTCTGAAACAAGTTGACCGATTTGGTCCGTCAGGGGAAACCATAGTTGAATATTCAATTTACGACGCCATCAGGGCAGGATTTGAAAAAATCGTGATGGTAGTGAGACGTGAATTCGTTGACGACTTCAGGGAAATTGTTCTTAAGCGGGCTTTTAAAAAGGCGGATATTCAATTTGTTTACCAGGAACTCGGTAATCTGCCGGCTGGTTTTGCGCTTCCCGCTAACAGGGTAAAGCCCTGGGGAACCGGCCATGCTGTGCTCATGGCCGCAGATGCCATTAACACACCGTTTGCAGTGATCAACGCGGACGACTTTTATGGCGCCGGTTCATATGAAGTGATGGGTAAATTCCTGTCCGCAGAACAAAAGGGCCCTATTGAGGAATATTGCATTGTGTCATACCAGCTCGACAATACCTTATCGGAATCAGGATCGGTATCAAGAGGCGTCTGCCATGTTGATCATGACGGGTACCTGACAACCATTGCAGAACATAAAAAAATAGCAAGGAACAGCGACCAGATCACCGGCGACCTTGAAGGAAAAGCTGTCTCATTTAACGGGAAGGAACCTGTTTCCATGAATCTTATCGGGTTCAGGCCAAGCATGTTCACTCATCTTAAAAAGCAGTTCTCAGAATTCCTGAAAAATAATATTGAAAAGCCCGATGCAGAGTTTTATATTCCTTTTGCCATGAACGAAGTGATTCGTTCGGGTGATGCAAAAGTTAAAGCCCTGCATACAGATGAAAAATGGTTCGGAGTTACCTATAAAGAAGATAAACCCCTTGTGATGAACAGTCTTCAGAAGCTGGTTGAAAAAGGAGTTTATCCAATGGACCTTTGGGCATAG
- a CDS encoding GAF domain-containing protein translates to MRLKIAAKIGLGFGIITVAVIINAWVTSKTLEKSRNINETIMNVYTPSQEYISELYTKISDSRMLIKSWVSIDHISDTPDKLKLKSLHETDYKMVMDTLKQLSQLWDSVNFRKQLYHIDSVIVDSLFPKHQYIMSQLNSLEKYDDTFIVFEVTPMTEEGGDVMVLTHRVLQQIDKLRKSQDAIVEKGRQEMLSTFNRFQNWIFIMGLILVVGAIIVGVLVINSLVVPINRTKNILQSMGRGVLPKDKLEEGTDELGQMAGALNNLVKGLTNIFNFSVDIGKGNFDSHFEPLSDEDVLGHSLLEMRNELKKAADEEDRRKEEDEHRNWAAQGVAKFSDILRTNTNDLGELSYNIISNLVKYTNSNQGGLYIVNDNDKNDLFIEMKASYAFDRRKFITKRIEIGEGLVGRCYQEKERIYLTDIPHDYMKITSGLGEDSPKALLIVPLVYNDVIYGLIEIASFENYPAHVIEFIERIGESIAATISSSKAQIQTALLLEQSQQQAEEMSSQEEEMRQNMEELRATQEQSARREEELSREVNDLRKRIKELTQ, encoded by the coding sequence AAGTAAAACACTTGAGAAGAGCCGGAATATCAATGAAACCATAATGAACGTGTACACTCCTTCGCAGGAGTATATTTCGGAATTGTACACGAAGATCAGCGACTCCCGTATGCTCATCAAATCATGGGTTTCAATTGATCATATTTCGGATACACCCGATAAGCTCAAACTGAAATCCCTCCATGAAACCGATTACAAAATGGTGATGGATACCCTTAAACAGTTAAGTCAGTTATGGGATAGTGTCAATTTCAGAAAGCAATTGTATCATATCGACTCGGTGATCGTGGATTCGTTGTTCCCGAAGCATCAGTACATCATGAGCCAGTTGAATTCACTTGAAAAATATGATGATACCTTTATCGTATTTGAGGTAACCCCCATGACTGAAGAAGGTGGCGATGTTATGGTTCTGACGCACAGAGTTCTTCAACAAATTGACAAGTTAAGAAAATCACAGGATGCCATCGTTGAAAAAGGCCGCCAGGAAATGCTTTCTACTTTCAACAGGTTTCAGAACTGGATATTCATTATGGGTTTGATCCTTGTTGTGGGCGCCATTATTGTAGGCGTACTGGTTATTAATTCACTTGTGGTTCCGATCAACCGCACCAAAAACATACTGCAGTCAATGGGCCGTGGTGTTCTTCCCAAAGACAAGCTTGAAGAAGGTACCGATGAACTGGGCCAGATGGCCGGTGCGCTGAATAACCTTGTAAAAGGCCTGACAAACATTTTCAACTTTTCTGTCGACATTGGTAAGGGCAACTTTGATTCTCATTTTGAACCGTTGAGTGATGAAGACGTATTGGGTCATTCTTTGCTTGAAATGAGAAACGAACTGAAAAAAGCCGCCGATGAAGAAGATCGCCGCAAAGAAGAGGATGAACACCGGAACTGGGCAGCACAGGGCGTTGCTAAATTCAGTGATATACTCCGTACCAATACAAATGACCTGGGCGAACTTTCCTATAATATTATAAGCAATCTCGTAAAATACACGAATTCCAACCAGGGCGGACTTTATATCGTCAATGACAACGATAAGAACGACTTGTTCATTGAAATGAAAGCCAGTTATGCTTTTGACCGCCGGAAATTTATAACAAAGCGCATTGAAATCGGTGAAGGACTTGTCGGCCGTTGTTACCAGGAAAAAGAGAGAATCTATCTTACTGATATCCCGCATGACTATATGAAAATCACTTCAGGTCTCGGCGAAGACAGTCCGAAAGCCCTGTTGATTGTTCCTCTTGTATATAATGATGTGATTTACGGTTTGATTGAAATCGCCTCTTTCGAAAATTACCCGGCTCATGTTATTGAATTCATTGAGCGAATCGGTGAGAGCATTGCGGCAACCATTTCGTCAAGCAAAGCCCAGATACAGACTGCTCTGTTACTTGAACAGTCGCAGCAACAGGCCGAGGAAATGTCTTCACAGGAAGAAGAAATGAGGCAGAATATGGAAGAGCTGAGGGCTACACAGGAGCAATCAGCCCGACGTGAAGAAGAATTGAGCCGGGAAGTGAATGATTTAAGAAAACGAATTAAAGAACTTACTCAATAA